One genomic window of Pseudomonas aeruginosa includes the following:
- the thiC gene encoding phosphomethylpyrimidine synthase ThiC translates to MSATQKNNITRLEQLDRQSTQPFPNSRKVYLTGSRPDIRVPVREISLADTPTAFGGEKNPPVFVYDTSGPYTDPEVRIDLRKGLPDVRSRWIDERGDTEILPGLTSEFGQARLADASLDALRFAHVRTPRRAKPGANVSQMHYAKKGIITPEMEYIAIRENMKLQEARAAGLLDQQHPGHSFGANIPKEITPEFVREEVARGRAIIPANINHTELEPMIIGRNFLVKINGNIGNSALGSSIEEEVEKLTWGIRWGADTVMDLSTGKHIHETREWILRNSPVPIGTVPIYQALEKVNGVAEDLTWEIFRDTLIEQAEQGVDYFTIHAGVLLRYVPLTAKRVTGIVSRGGSIMAKWCLAHHQENFLYTHFEEICEIMKAYDVSFSLGDGLRPGSVADANDAAQFGELETLGELTKIAWKHDVQVMIEGPGHVPMQLIKENMDKQLECCDEAPFYTLGPLTTDIAPGYDHITSGIGAAMIGWFGCAMLCYVTPKEHLGLPNKDDVKTGIITYKIAAHAADLAKGHPGAQIRDNALSKARFEFRWEDQFNLGLDPDTARAFHDETLPKDSAKVAHFCSMCGPKFCSMKITQEVRDYAKENGLSDESKAIEAGFQEQAARFKDEGSVIYRQV, encoded by the coding sequence ATGAGCGCAACGCAGAAGAACAACATCACCCGCCTTGAGCAGCTCGACCGCCAGTCGACGCAGCCTTTCCCGAACTCGCGCAAGGTCTACCTGACCGGCTCGCGCCCGGACATCCGCGTCCCGGTGCGGGAAATCTCCCTCGCCGACACCCCCACCGCCTTCGGCGGCGAAAAGAACCCGCCGGTGTTCGTCTACGACACCTCCGGCCCGTATACCGACCCCGAGGTCCGCATCGATCTGCGCAAGGGCCTGCCTGACGTGCGTTCGCGCTGGATCGACGAGCGCGGCGACACCGAGATCCTCCCCGGCCTGACCTCCGAGTTCGGCCAGGCCCGCCTGGCCGACGCCAGCCTCGACGCCCTGCGCTTCGCCCACGTGCGCACGCCGCGCCGGGCCAAGCCGGGCGCCAACGTCTCGCAGATGCACTACGCGAAGAAAGGCATCATCACCCCGGAGATGGAATACATCGCCATCCGCGAGAACATGAAGCTGCAGGAAGCCCGGGCCGCCGGCCTGCTCGACCAGCAGCACCCGGGGCACAGCTTCGGCGCCAACATCCCGAAGGAAATCACCCCCGAGTTCGTCCGCGAGGAAGTCGCCCGCGGCCGCGCGATCATTCCGGCGAACATCAACCACACCGAGCTTGAGCCGATGATCATCGGCCGCAACTTCCTGGTGAAGATCAACGGCAACATCGGCAACAGCGCGCTGGGCTCGTCGATCGAGGAAGAGGTGGAGAAGCTCACCTGGGGCATCCGCTGGGGCGCCGACACGGTGATGGACCTGTCCACCGGTAAGCACATCCATGAAACCCGCGAGTGGATCCTGCGCAACAGCCCGGTACCGATCGGCACCGTACCGATCTACCAGGCGCTGGAGAAGGTCAACGGCGTCGCCGAGGACCTGACCTGGGAAATCTTCCGCGACACCCTGATCGAACAGGCCGAGCAGGGCGTCGACTACTTCACCATCCACGCCGGCGTGCTGCTGCGCTATGTGCCGCTGACCGCCAAGCGGGTCACCGGCATCGTTTCCCGCGGCGGCTCGATCATGGCCAAGTGGTGCCTGGCGCACCACCAGGAGAACTTCCTCTACACGCATTTCGAAGAGATCTGCGAAATCATGAAGGCCTATGACGTCAGCTTCTCGCTGGGCGATGGCCTGCGTCCGGGCTCGGTGGCCGACGCCAACGACGCCGCCCAGTTCGGCGAGCTGGAGACCCTCGGCGAGCTGACCAAGATCGCCTGGAAGCACGACGTGCAGGTGATGATCGAAGGTCCCGGCCACGTGCCGATGCAATTGATCAAGGAAAACATGGACAAGCAGCTGGAGTGCTGTGACGAGGCGCCGTTCTACACCCTCGGCCCGCTGACCACCGACATCGCCCCCGGCTACGACCACATCACCTCCGGCATCGGCGCGGCGATGATCGGCTGGTTCGGCTGCGCCATGCTCTGCTACGTCACGCCCAAGGAGCACCTGGGTCTGCCGAACAAGGATGATGTGAAGACCGGGATCATCACCTACAAGATCGCCGCCCATGCCGCCGACCTCGCCAAGGGCCACCCGGGCGCGCAGATCCGCGACAACGCGCTATCCAAGGCGCGCTTCGAGTTCCGTTGGGAGGACCAGTTCAACCTTGGCCTGGACCCGGACACCGCGCGGGCGTTCCATGACGAGACCCTGCCGAAGGACTCGGCCAAGGTCGCGCACTTCTGCTCCATGTGCGGACCGAAGTTCTGCTCGATGAAGATCACCCAGGAAGTCCGCGACTACGCCAAGGAGAACGGCCTGTCCGACGAGAGCAAGGCCATCGAGGCTGGCTTCCAGGAGCAGGCGGCGCGCTTCAAGGACGAAGGATCGGTGATCTACAGGCAGGTGTAG
- the opmH gene encoding efflux transporter outer membrane subunit OpmH, with protein MLRRLSLAAAVAAATGVAWAAQPTPLPTKTDLISVYKEAVDNNADLAAAQADYLARKEVVPQARAGLLPQLGAGGRIGDSRVALDEPAATVKRSSHVVQASLSQPLFRADRWFQWQAAKETSDQAKLEFSATQQDLILRSAETYFTVLRAQDNLATSKAEEAAFKRQLDQANERFDVGLSDKTDVLEAQASYDTARANRLIAEQRVDDAFQALVTLTNRDYSAIEGMRHTLPVVPPAPNDAKAWVDTAVQQNLRLLASNYAVNAAEETLRQRKAGHLPTLDAVAQYQKGDNDALGFANSAANPLVHYGKDVEERTIGLELNIPIYSGGLTSSQVRESYQRLNQSEQSREGQRRQVVQDTRNLHRAVNTDVEQVQARRQAIISNQSSLEATEIGYQVGTRNIVDVLNAQRQLYAAVRDYNNSRYDYILDTLRLKQAAGTLSPADLEALSAYLKQDYDPDKDFLPPDLAKAAAEQLQSKPRQQY; from the coding sequence ATGCTGCGCAGACTCTCCCTGGCGGCCGCCGTGGCCGCTGCTACCGGTGTCGCCTGGGCCGCCCAGCCGACCCCGCTGCCGACCAAGACCGACCTGATCAGCGTCTACAAGGAAGCCGTCGACAACAACGCCGACCTCGCCGCCGCCCAGGCCGACTACCTGGCGCGCAAGGAAGTGGTGCCCCAGGCCCGCGCCGGCCTGCTGCCGCAACTCGGCGCCGGCGGCCGTATCGGCGACTCACGGGTCGCTCTCGACGAACCGGCCGCCACGGTCAAACGCAGCAGTCATGTGGTCCAGGCCAGCCTCAGCCAGCCGCTGTTCCGCGCCGACCGCTGGTTCCAGTGGCAGGCCGCCAAGGAAACCAGCGACCAGGCCAAGCTGGAATTCTCCGCGACCCAGCAGGACCTGATCCTGCGCAGCGCCGAGACCTACTTCACGGTGCTCCGCGCCCAGGACAACCTGGCCACCAGCAAGGCCGAGGAAGCCGCCTTCAAGCGTCAATTGGACCAGGCCAACGAGCGCTTCGACGTGGGCCTTTCCGACAAGACCGACGTACTCGAGGCCCAGGCCAGCTACGACACCGCCCGCGCCAACCGGCTGATCGCCGAACAGCGCGTGGACGATGCCTTCCAGGCCCTGGTGACCCTGACCAACCGCGACTACAGCGCCATCGAGGGCATGCGCCACACCCTGCCGGTGGTGCCGCCGGCGCCGAACGACGCCAAGGCCTGGGTCGACACCGCGGTGCAGCAGAACCTGCGCCTGCTGGCCAGCAACTACGCGGTCAACGCCGCCGAGGAAACCCTCCGCCAGCGCAAGGCCGGGCACCTGCCGACCCTCGATGCCGTGGCCCAGTACCAGAAGGGCGACAACGACGCCCTCGGCTTCGCCAACAGCGCCGCCAATCCGCTGGTGCACTACGGCAAGGATGTCGAGGAACGCACGATTGGCCTGGAACTGAACATCCCGATCTACAGCGGCGGCCTGACCTCCTCCCAGGTCCGCGAGTCCTACCAGCGCCTCAACCAGAGCGAGCAATCCCGCGAAGGCCAGCGCCGCCAGGTGGTGCAGGATACCCGCAACCTGCACCGCGCGGTGAATACCGACGTCGAGCAGGTCCAGGCGCGGCGCCAGGCGATCATCTCCAACCAGAGTTCGCTGGAAGCCACCGAGATCGGCTACCAGGTCGGCACCCGCAACATCGTCGACGTGCTCAACGCCCAGCGCCAGCTGTACGCCGCCGTGCGCGACTACAACAACAGCCGCTACGACTACATCCTCGATACCCTGCGCCTGAAGCAGGCGGCCGGCACCCTCAGCCCGGCCGACCTGGAGGCGCTCAGCGCCTACCTGAAGCAGGACTACGATCCGGACAAGGACTTCCTCCCGCCGGACCTGGCCAAGGCCGCCGCCGAGCAGTTACAGAGCAAGCCGCGCCAGCAGTACTAG
- a CDS encoding NAD(P)H-dependent oxidoreductase produces the protein MNVLIVHAHNEPQSFTRALCDQACETLAGQGHAVQVSDLYAMNWNPVASAADFAERADPDYLVYALEQRESVKRQSLAADIQAELDKLLWADLLILNFPIYWFSVPAILKGWFDRVLVSGVCYGGKRFYDQGGLAGKKALVSLTLGGRQHMFGEGAVHGPLEDMLRPILRGTLAYVGMQVLEPFVAWHVPYISEEARGNFLRAYRARLENLEQDEPLRFPRLEQFDALLQPLAR, from the coding sequence ATGAACGTACTGATCGTCCACGCCCACAACGAACCGCAATCCTTCACCCGCGCGCTCTGCGACCAGGCATGCGAGACCCTGGCAGGCCAGGGCCACGCGGTGCAGGTCTCGGATCTCTACGCGATGAACTGGAATCCGGTGGCCAGTGCCGCCGACTTCGCCGAGCGCGCCGATCCTGACTACCTGGTGTACGCCCTGGAGCAGCGCGAGAGCGTCAAGCGCCAGAGCCTGGCCGCCGACATCCAGGCCGAGCTGGACAAGCTGTTGTGGGCTGACCTGCTGATCCTCAACTTTCCGATCTACTGGTTCTCGGTGCCGGCGATCCTCAAGGGGTGGTTCGACCGGGTACTGGTGTCCGGGGTCTGCTATGGCGGCAAGCGCTTCTACGACCAGGGTGGCCTGGCCGGCAAGAAGGCTCTGGTCAGCCTGACCCTGGGCGGGCGCCAGCACATGTTCGGCGAGGGTGCCGTCCACGGACCGCTGGAGGACATGCTGCGGCCGATCCTGCGCGGCACCCTGGCCTATGTCGGCATGCAGGTGCTGGAGCCCTTCGTCGCCTGGCACGTGCCATACATCAGCGAGGAAGCGCGCGGCAACTTCCTGCGCGCCTACCGGGCGCGGCTGGAAAATCTCGAGCAGGATGAACCCCTGCGGTTCCCGCGGCTGGAGCAGTTCGACGCGCTGCTCCAGCCGCTGGCGCGCTGA
- the aruH gene encoding arginine--pyruvate transaminase AruH, whose product MRYSDFTQRIAGDGAAAWDIHYRALARVEQGEEILLLSVGDPDFDTPAPIVQAAIDSLLAGNTHYADVRGKRALRQRIAERHRRRSGQAVDAEQVVVLAGAQCALYAVVQCLLNPGDEVIVAEPMYVTYEAVFGACGARVVPVPVRSENGFRVQAEEVAALITPRTRAMALNSPHNPSGASLPRITWEALAELCMAHDLWMISDEVYSELLFDGEHVSPASLPGMAERTATLNSLSKSHAMTGWRVGWVVGPAALCAHLENLALCMLYGSPEFIQDAACTALEAPLPELEAMREAYRRRRDLVIECLADSPGLRPLRPDGGMFVMVDIRPTGLSAQAFADRLLDRHGVSVLAGEAFGPSAAGHIRLGLVLGAEPLREACRRIALCAAELLGQA is encoded by the coding sequence ATGCGCTATTCCGACTTCACTCAACGTATCGCCGGCGACGGCGCCGCTGCCTGGGACATCCACTATCGCGCGCTGGCGCGGGTCGAGCAGGGCGAGGAAATCCTCCTGCTGTCGGTCGGCGACCCCGACTTCGATACCCCGGCGCCCATCGTCCAGGCGGCCATCGACAGCCTGCTGGCCGGCAACACCCACTACGCCGACGTGCGCGGCAAGCGCGCCCTGCGCCAGCGCATCGCCGAGCGCCACCGGCGGCGCAGCGGCCAGGCGGTGGACGCGGAGCAGGTGGTGGTGCTGGCAGGTGCCCAATGCGCGCTGTACGCGGTGGTGCAGTGCCTGCTGAATCCGGGCGACGAGGTGATAGTCGCCGAGCCGATGTACGTCACCTACGAAGCGGTGTTCGGCGCCTGTGGCGCGCGGGTGGTGCCGGTGCCGGTGCGCTCCGAGAATGGCTTCCGCGTGCAGGCCGAGGAGGTCGCCGCACTGATCACCCCGCGCACTCGCGCGATGGCGCTGAACAGCCCGCACAACCCGTCCGGCGCCAGCCTGCCGCGGATCACCTGGGAAGCCCTGGCCGAGCTGTGCATGGCCCATGACCTGTGGATGATCTCCGACGAGGTCTACAGCGAACTGCTGTTCGACGGCGAGCACGTCAGCCCGGCCAGCCTGCCGGGGATGGCCGAACGTACCGCGACCCTCAACAGCCTGTCGAAATCCCACGCCATGACCGGCTGGCGGGTCGGCTGGGTGGTCGGTCCCGCAGCACTCTGCGCGCACCTGGAGAACCTCGCCCTGTGCATGCTCTATGGCTCGCCGGAATTCATCCAGGATGCCGCCTGCACTGCGCTGGAAGCGCCGCTGCCGGAGTTGGAGGCGATGCGCGAGGCCTACCGCCGCCGCCGCGACCTGGTAATCGAGTGCCTGGCCGACAGCCCCGGCCTGCGTCCACTACGCCCGGACGGCGGCATGTTCGTGATGGTCGACATCCGCCCCACCGGACTTTCCGCCCAGGCCTTCGCCGACCGCCTGCTGGACCGCCATGGCGTATCGGTGCTCGCCGGCGAAGCCTTCGGTCCGAGCGCCGCCGGTCACATCCGCCTCGGCCTGGTGTTGGGCGCCGAACCGCTGCGCGAAGCCTGTCGGCGCATCGCGCTGTGCGCCGCCGAGTTGCTCGGCCAGGCCTGA
- a CDS encoding 5-guanidino-2-oxopentanoate decarboxylase, which yields MGARALRRERRLRWSPNWTRILPMQPQKTLTAGQALVRLLANYGVDTVFGIPGVHTLELYRGLPGSGIRHVLTRHEQGAGFMADGYARVSGKPGVCFVITGPGVTNVATAIGQAYADSVPLLVISSVNHSASLGKGWGCLHETQDQRAMTAPITAFSALALSPEQLPELIARAYAVFDSERPRPVHISIPLDVLAAPVAHDWSAAVARRPGRGVPCTEALRAAAERLAAARRPMLIAGGGALAAGDALAALSERLAAPLFTSVAGKGLLPPDAPLNAGASLCVAPGWEMIAEADLVLAVGTEMADTDFWRERLPLSGELIRVDIDPRKFNDFYPSAVALRGDARQTLEALLARLPQEARDAAPAAARVARLRAEIRAAHAPLQALHQAILDRIAAALPADAFVSTDMTQLAYTGNYAFASRAPRSWLHPTGYGTLGYGLPAGIGAKLGAPQRPGLVLVGDGGFLYTAQELATASEELDSPLVVLLWNNDALGQIRDDMLGLDIEPVGVLPRNPDFALLGRAYGCAVRQPQDLDELERDLRAGFGQPGVTLIELRHACAR from the coding sequence ATGGGAGCAAGAGCGCTGCGGCGCGAACGGCGACTCCGATGGTCGCCGAACTGGACGAGGATATTGCCCATGCAACCACAGAAGACCCTCACCGCCGGCCAGGCCCTGGTCCGCTTGCTGGCCAACTACGGCGTGGATACCGTTTTCGGCATCCCCGGCGTGCATACCCTGGAGCTGTACCGCGGACTTCCGGGCAGCGGCATCCGCCACGTGCTGACCCGCCACGAGCAGGGCGCCGGCTTCATGGCCGACGGTTATGCGCGGGTCAGCGGCAAGCCGGGAGTGTGCTTCGTCATCACCGGGCCGGGCGTGACCAACGTCGCCACCGCCATCGGCCAGGCCTACGCCGACTCGGTGCCGCTGCTGGTGATTTCCAGCGTCAACCACAGCGCCAGCCTGGGCAAGGGCTGGGGCTGCCTGCACGAGACCCAGGACCAGCGTGCCATGACCGCGCCGATCACTGCCTTCTCCGCCCTGGCCTTGAGCCCGGAACAGCTGCCCGAACTGATCGCCCGGGCCTACGCGGTGTTCGACAGCGAGCGTCCGCGCCCGGTGCATATCTCGATCCCGCTCGACGTGCTCGCCGCGCCGGTGGCCCATGACTGGAGCGCTGCCGTGGCGCGCCGCCCTGGTCGTGGCGTGCCGTGCACCGAGGCATTGCGGGCGGCGGCGGAGCGCCTGGCTGCGGCCCGGCGACCAATGCTCATCGCCGGCGGCGGCGCGCTGGCGGCCGGCGATGCGCTTGCCGCGCTGAGCGAGCGCCTGGCCGCGCCGCTGTTCACCAGCGTCGCCGGCAAGGGCCTGCTGCCGCCGGACGCGCCGCTCAACGCCGGGGCCAGCCTGTGCGTAGCGCCGGGCTGGGAGATGATCGCCGAGGCCGATCTGGTGCTGGCGGTGGGCACCGAGATGGCCGACACCGACTTCTGGCGCGAACGCCTGCCGCTGTCCGGCGAACTGATCCGCGTCGATATCGACCCGCGCAAGTTCAACGACTTCTATCCCTCTGCCGTAGCGCTCAGGGGCGATGCCCGGCAGACCCTTGAGGCGCTGCTGGCGCGCCTGCCGCAGGAGGCCCGCGACGCCGCGCCGGCCGCCGCGAGGGTGGCGCGCCTGCGCGCGGAGATCCGCGCGGCACACGCGCCGCTGCAGGCGCTGCACCAGGCGATCCTCGACCGGATCGCCGCCGCGCTGCCGGCCGATGCGTTCGTCAGCACCGACATGACCCAACTGGCCTATACCGGCAACTACGCGTTCGCCAGCCGAGCGCCGCGCAGCTGGCTGCATCCCACCGGCTACGGCACCCTCGGCTACGGCCTGCCGGCCGGCATCGGCGCCAAGCTCGGCGCCCCGCAGCGCCCGGGCCTGGTGCTGGTCGGCGATGGCGGCTTCCTCTACACCGCGCAGGAACTGGCCACCGCCAGCGAGGAACTGGACAGTCCGCTGGTGGTGCTACTGTGGAACAACGACGCGCTCGGCCAGATCCGCGACGACATGCTCGGCCTGGACATCGAGCCGGTCGGCGTGCTGCCGCGCAACCCCGACTTCGCCCTGCTGGGCCGCGCCTACGGTTGCGCGGTGCGCCAGCCGCAGGACCTGGACGAACTGGAGCGCGACCTGCGCGCCGGCTTCGGGCAGCCCGGCGTGACCCTGATCGAACTGCGGCACGCCTGCGCGCGCTGA
- a CDS encoding acetate--CoA ligase family protein, whose protein sequence is MNRENLKRLLAPRHLAFIGGRSMARALKRCAEGGFAGQLWLVNPQHAELEGAPCVASVADLPCGPDAAFVATNRELTLDAVAALAAKGAGGAICYASGFAETGEQGLALQRRLLAAAGEMALLGPNCYGLLDYLHGAALWPVAHGGRQVERGVAVLTQSGNFAYNLSMSDRSLPVAYMASVGNQAQLGIAELMDVLLDEPRVTAIGLHLEGLKNVPGFARAAYKALQKGVPVIALKTGVSKIGAALALSHTSSLAGSDALYDSLFERLGVIRVSGPVSFVETLKAAACGHLPGGPSLVALACSGGDAGLIADYAERNGLGLPSFDAGQRDELAGVLPDYANIANPLDFTTAIWGDAAALEEMLDSALRSPADAALLVLDYPGEETGERPQCDLLLQRYCAALKRHGKVGFIASAFPELLPARARELLHGEGVAALQGVEDGLAAWGRIARYRQRRAALLERGEAALVPICPGPLAGDGYLLDEWQSKQALKPFGLPLPQGVLSTPGQAREAALDLGFPLVLKAVSAALPHKTEAGGVALGLRNEAALEAALFDMRESLARHAPQLVFERVLLERMAGAPLAELIVGVKREEGFGLALVIGAGGILVELLRDSRSLLLPTTDAAIRDALLSLRSAPLLSGFRGRPAVCMEALVAAIRAVAEFACEHAERLLELDVNPLLADAEGALAVDALIRLANG, encoded by the coding sequence ATGAATCGTGAAAACCTCAAGCGCCTGCTGGCACCCAGGCATCTCGCCTTCATTGGCGGCCGTAGCATGGCGCGTGCCCTGAAACGCTGTGCCGAAGGCGGTTTCGCCGGCCAGTTGTGGCTGGTCAATCCGCAGCACGCCGAACTCGAAGGCGCACCCTGCGTGGCCAGCGTCGCCGACCTGCCGTGCGGCCCGGACGCGGCGTTCGTCGCCACCAACCGCGAACTGACCCTCGACGCGGTCGCCGCGCTCGCCGCCAAAGGCGCCGGCGGGGCGATCTGCTATGCCTCCGGCTTCGCCGAAACCGGCGAACAGGGCCTGGCCTTGCAACGCCGGCTGCTGGCCGCCGCCGGCGAAATGGCGCTGCTCGGCCCGAACTGCTACGGCTTGCTCGACTACCTGCACGGCGCCGCGCTATGGCCGGTGGCACATGGCGGTCGGCAGGTGGAGCGGGGCGTCGCGGTGCTGACGCAGAGCGGCAACTTCGCCTACAACCTGTCGATGAGCGACCGTTCGCTGCCGGTGGCCTATATGGCATCGGTGGGCAACCAGGCGCAGCTGGGCATCGCCGAGCTGATGGACGTGCTGCTCGACGAGCCGCGGGTGACTGCCATCGGCCTGCATCTGGAAGGTCTGAAGAACGTCCCGGGGTTCGCCCGCGCGGCCTACAAGGCGTTGCAGAAAGGCGTGCCGGTGATCGCCCTGAAGACCGGAGTGTCGAAGATCGGTGCTGCCCTCGCGCTCAGCCACACCAGTTCCCTGGCCGGTTCCGACGCGCTCTACGACAGCCTGTTCGAGCGCCTCGGGGTAATCCGTGTGAGCGGCCCGGTGAGCTTCGTCGAAACCCTCAAGGCCGCCGCCTGCGGCCACCTGCCTGGCGGGCCGAGCCTGGTCGCGCTGGCCTGTTCCGGCGGCGACGCCGGGTTGATCGCTGACTACGCCGAGCGCAACGGCCTGGGGTTGCCGTCTTTCGACGCCGGACAGCGCGACGAACTGGCCGGGGTACTGCCCGACTACGCCAACATCGCCAACCCGCTGGACTTCACCACCGCTATCTGGGGCGATGCCGCGGCCCTGGAGGAAATGCTCGACAGCGCTCTGCGCAGCCCTGCCGACGCCGCCCTGCTGGTGCTCGACTATCCGGGCGAGGAAACCGGCGAGCGGCCGCAGTGCGACCTGCTTCTGCAACGCTACTGCGCCGCGCTGAAGCGCCACGGCAAAGTCGGCTTCATCGCCTCGGCGTTCCCGGAACTGCTGCCGGCCCGGGCCCGCGAGCTGTTGCACGGCGAGGGCGTCGCCGCGCTGCAGGGCGTCGAGGATGGTCTCGCCGCCTGGGGACGGATCGCCCGCTACCGCCAGCGCCGCGCGGCGCTGCTGGAGCGCGGTGAGGCGGCGTTGGTGCCGATCTGCCCAGGGCCGCTGGCGGGCGACGGCTACCTGCTCGACGAGTGGCAATCCAAGCAGGCGCTGAAACCCTTCGGCCTGCCACTGCCCCAGGGGGTGCTGAGCACCCCCGGCCAGGCCCGCGAAGCGGCCCTCGACCTCGGCTTCCCGCTGGTGCTCAAGGCGGTCAGCGCCGCACTGCCGCACAAGACCGAGGCCGGTGGCGTGGCGCTCGGCCTACGCAACGAGGCGGCGTTGGAGGCGGCATTGTTCGACATGCGCGAAAGCCTGGCCCGGCACGCGCCGCAACTGGTCTTCGAGCGTGTGTTATTGGAGCGCATGGCTGGCGCGCCGCTGGCCGAGCTGATCGTCGGGGTCAAGCGCGAGGAGGGCTTCGGCCTGGCATTGGTGATCGGTGCCGGCGGGATACTCGTGGAGCTGCTGCGTGACAGTCGCAGCCTGCTCCTGCCAACCACCGACGCGGCGATCCGCGATGCCCTGCTGAGCCTGCGCAGCGCGCCGTTGCTCAGCGGCTTCCGCGGTCGCCCGGCAGTGTGCATGGAGGCCCTGGTGGCGGCGATCCGCGCGGTCGCCGAATTCGCCTGCGAACATGCCGAGCGCTTGCTGGAGCTGGACGTCAATCCGTTGCTGGCGGATGCCGAGGGAGCGCTGGCGGTGGATGCGTTGATCCGGCTGGCCAATGGCTGA
- a CDS encoding acyl-CoA dehydrogenase family protein, which produces MDFRLTQEQDMLVEAVRSFVEKDLLPHEDDVDRADAVSPELAAQIRGKALAAGFYAFNMPEEVGGGGLDYLSQALVERELSKVSWALHVFVARPSKILMACTGEQLGDYLLPCVQGEKTDCFALTEPGAGSDANSIKTRAVRDGDAFVINGSKHFISHAGHADFAIVFAVTDSYEHNGRKRNAVTAFLVDKGTPGMTVRRGPKCVSNRGYHTYEIFFDDCRVPASKVLGEVGKGWEVANAWLTAGRVMVAANCVGQAQRALDLSLRWAADRKQFGQPIGSYQGVSFKLADMATQIRAAELMTLHTAWKMDQGTMTDGEAGMAKLFASETLGKVADEAVQIFGGMGLMDEGPVERIWRNARIERIWEGTSEIQRHIVSRELLRPLLR; this is translated from the coding sequence ATGGATTTCAGGCTGACCCAGGAACAGGACATGCTGGTCGAGGCGGTGCGCAGCTTCGTCGAGAAGGATCTGCTGCCCCACGAGGACGATGTCGACCGCGCCGACGCGGTGTCGCCGGAGCTGGCCGCACAGATTCGCGGCAAGGCCCTCGCCGCCGGTTTCTATGCCTTCAACATGCCCGAGGAAGTGGGCGGCGGCGGCCTCGACTACCTGTCCCAGGCGCTGGTCGAACGCGAGCTGTCGAAGGTCTCCTGGGCCCTCCACGTATTCGTCGCGCGGCCCTCGAAGATCCTCATGGCCTGCACCGGAGAACAGCTCGGCGACTACCTGTTGCCCTGCGTGCAGGGCGAAAAGACCGATTGCTTCGCCCTCACCGAGCCGGGCGCCGGCTCCGACGCCAATTCGATCAAGACCCGCGCGGTGCGCGACGGCGACGCCTTCGTGATCAACGGTAGCAAGCACTTCATCAGCCACGCCGGGCACGCCGACTTCGCCATCGTCTTCGCCGTCACCGACAGCTACGAGCACAACGGCCGCAAGCGCAACGCGGTGACCGCCTTCCTGGTGGACAAGGGCACGCCCGGGATGACCGTGCGCCGCGGGCCGAAATGCGTGAGCAACCGTGGCTACCACACCTACGAGATCTTCTTCGACGATTGCCGGGTGCCGGCCTCCAAGGTGCTCGGCGAGGTCGGCAAGGGCTGGGAAGTGGCCAACGCCTGGCTCACCGCCGGACGGGTGATGGTCGCCGCCAACTGCGTCGGCCAGGCCCAGCGCGCCCTCGACCTGTCGCTGCGCTGGGCGGCCGATCGCAAGCAGTTCGGCCAGCCGATCGGCAGCTACCAGGGCGTTTCCTTCAAGCTCGCCGACATGGCCACGCAGATCCGCGCCGCCGAGCTGATGACCCTGCACACCGCCTGGAAGATGGACCAGGGCACCATGACCGACGGCGAGGCCGGCATGGCCAAGCTGTTCGCCAGCGAGACCCTCGGCAAGGTCGCCGACGAAGCGGTGCAGATCTTCGGCGGCATGGGCCTGATGGATGAAGGACCGGTCGAGCGCATCTGGCGCAACGCGCGGATCGAACGGATCTGGGAGGGCACTTCGGAAATCCAGCGGCACATCGTTTCCCGCGAACTGCTGCGGCCGTTGCTGCGTTGA